Proteins from a genomic interval of Falco rusticolus isolate bFalRus1 chromosome 7, bFalRus1.pri, whole genome shotgun sequence:
- the ARF6 gene encoding ADP-ribosylation factor 6, whose translation MGKVLSKIFGNKEMRILMLGLDAAGKTTILYKLKLGQSVTTIPTVGFNVETVTYKNVKFNVWDVGGQDKIRPLWRHYYTGTQGLIFVVDCADRDRIDEARQELHRIINDREMRDAIILIFANKQDLPDAMKPHEIQEKLGLTRIRDRNWYVQPSCATTGDGLYEGLTWLTSNYKS comes from the coding sequence ATGGGCAAGGTGCTGTCCAAGATCTTCGGCAACAAGGAGATGCGGATCCTGATGCTGGGTCTGGACGCGGCTGGTAAAACCACCATCCTGTACAAACTGAAGCTGGGCCAGTCCGTCACCACCATCCCCACCGTGGGCTTCAACGTGGAGACGGTTACTTACAAAAACGTCAAGTTCAACGTGTGGGATGTCGGGGGCCAGGACAAGATCCGTCCCCTCTGGAGGCACTACTACACGGGCACGCAAGGGTTGATCTTTGTGGTGGACTGCGCCGATCGCGACCGCATCGACGAGGCCCGCCAGGAGCTCCACCGCATTATCAACGACAGGGAGATGCGGGACGCCATCATCCTCATCTTCGCCAacaagcaggacctgcctgaTGCCATGAAACCCCATGAAATCCAGGAGAAACTGGGCCTGACCCGAATCAGGGATAGGAATTGGTATGTGCAGCCCTCCTGTGCTACTACAGGGGATGGACTCTATGAAGGGCTGACATGGTTAACATCCAATTATAAATCCTAA